The genomic interval GACTTGCGCTCCGCAATTCGTGAAGGGCGTTCCGCGGAGTTCCGGACGGATCAACTTGCCCGCTGGAATCGATCCGTTTAAGATGCCGAACCGTCTTCCGCCGAATATTTTTCCAATTTCCGCCGGCCGACGGGTACGACAGTCTGTTGAAATCAGGGGACTTGGCCCTACAGGACCTCGGAAAAGGCCTTGGCATTTGCACTGCCGCGTGACCTGATCACTCGATTTCTTCCGGCAGCTACGCTTGTCGTAACACGTTTTCGGTATGAGTTTTGTCGACAAAAAGATCTGACTTCGCGATTCCCTTTAGACAGGCACGACGTTGAACTGCTTTAGCCTTCTGTTGCTGCAAGCCGACGGGGCGGCCCCGAAGAACGACAGTTTCTTCTGGGTCATTCTACCGCCGCTCGCCATCATCCTCGTGTTGTATATGGTGATGGACTCGCCGCAACGGCGCGACAAGGCCAAACGCGACGCGATGATGAAGAATCTTAAAAAGGACGACCGCGTGGTAACCATTGGTGGAATACTGGGAAGCGTGGCCCTGATCAGTCAGGACGGGAAGGAAGTCACCCTGAAAGTGGACGACGGAACGCGAATTCGCTTTCGTCGGACCGCAATCGCGGAAGTGTTATCGGCCGACACGACGGCAGAGCCCACCAAGACGACATAGCCGCAGTGGGGGGTGCGGCGGCCGACTTATTGACGGCCGTTCGTGACCCTGAATCCCACTCTTCACGGGCCCGCGGATTTTCACCCGGCTCGCCCTCTTTCAGACGCAGACACATTTTCGGGACTGGAATTCACGAATGTATGGAATCGGGCAATCCCTGCTGTTGATGCAAGCCGGAACGTCGGGCCGCGAATTGCTGGTCTTCACCGTCATGGCGGTGGTCTTCATCGTTCCATTTCTACTCGGTGGCGTCATTGCCCGGGCTTTGCGTCTGGAAGATCTGTCGACACGCATCGGCGTCGTCCTCTTCTCGATCTTCGCCTCGCTGGCACCGTTTATCTTCGTCATGATGCAAACCGTGCCTGTGGAAACAGAGGTCAACGGCGAGAAAGTAACCAAGCGCGTCAGTCGCTCCTGGAAAGATGCCATTCCGCTGGGGATCGACCTCGCAGGGGGAACCAACCTGCTGTTCCAGATCGACAATCAAGCCGCCGAACAGCAGCAGAAGAAAGAAGTCGGAAAGGTCATTCCGCTGGAAACCATCGAAAAGATGGTGAATGCGATTAAGAAGCGAATCAACCCCTCGGGTGCGGAAGAAGTCACGGTTCGCCGCGTTGGAAACGATCGCATTGAAATCATCATCCCCGGCGCTGACCCAGACCTGGTCGAACAGAAAAAACGCCTTATTACCAAGCTGGGCAGTCTGGAATTCGGGATTGTCGCGAATGAACGCGACCACGGACCAACCATCGAACTCGCCAAGAAGCTGCCCCCCAACGTCGCGGAAGTCCGTGGCGAAGAAAACAGTATTATCGCGTCGTGGCGCGACGTCGTGGATGGGAAGGCTGAACAAGACGGCCGGATCGGATCTCGTGAGATCACCCGGACCGATGAAAAGACCGGCGAGCAAGTCAAAGTCGTCCAGTTCCTGATCAAGCATGACCAGCCTGATTACACCGTGACAGGCAAATACCTGACCAATGCGTCTCCCACGGCTGACGAGAGTGGTAATCCGGCCGTCAGCTTCCGCTTCAATCCCCGCGGTGCAGCATTGTTCGGCAGCCTGACTCAACGAAATCTGCCAGACCCCACCGACGGGTTCAAACGTCGCCTGGCCATTTTGCTGGACGGCAAAGTCCATTCAGCTCCGTCGATCAATTCACGCATCACTGACTCGGGCCAGATCACCGGCCGATTTGACATGGCTGAAGTCAACGAACTGGTCGGCGTGCTGAACGCCGGTGCGCTCGAAGTCCCGCTGAAACCAAACCCCATCAGCGAATTCACCATCAGCCCTTTGCTGGGGATTGACGTTCAGGAAAAAGGGATCAATGCGATCATCGCCTCGGCCTTGGTCGTGTTCGTGTTTGTGCTGGCCTACTATCGCTTGGCCGGTTTGATTGCGGCTCTCAGTCTCGTGCTGAACCTGCTGCTCGTGGTCGGTGCGATGGCGTTCATCTCGGCCACTTTCACCCTGCCCGGTCTCGCGGGTCTGGTGCTGACAATTGGTATGGCCGTCGACTCGAACGTGCTGATTTACGAGCGTATGCGCGAAGAACTCGCACGGGGAACCAGCCTTCGCATGGCGATCCAGAATGGATTCGAAAAAGCATTCGCCGCAATTTTTGACGGCAACGTCACATCACTGATCACCGCTCTGATTCTGTATTTGATCGGAACCGACCTGATCCGCGGCTTCGCGGTTTCGCTGTTCATCGGTTTGTCGATGAGTTTGTTCTCGGTGCTGTACTTCGGCCATCTGGCCTTCGACATCATCGAACGCAAGCGATGGGCCAAGACGCTGACGATGATGCAGTTCATTGGACAGACCAAGATCGACTTCCTGGCCACCCGTCACGTCGCATTTGCAGGTTCGGCGGCAGTGATCCTGCTCGGATTGGGTGCCCTGTTCGTACGCGGAAACGCGAACTGGGATATCGATATGAGCGGGGGAACGATGGCCACCTTCGAATTCGTCGAAAAGCAAAAGACAGACGACATTCGCGGACAGCTTGAAAAAGCATTCCCGAACGGCGTCAGCCTGGAACGACTCACCTTGGCCGGTGAAGAGCAATCGGCCGGAAAGCGATTCCGCGTTCGAACGTCAGAAATCGATCGAGCCAAGGTCATCGAAGGAATCAATCAAGCGTTCGACGACAGCAAGTATGCCGTCGTTCGCGTGGCTGTCGATGAAATCAAGACGTCGACATCAGGCCAGATCGAAGGAGAAGCCTCACGCTTTTCTCTGGGTCAGCAGGCTGAAGTGAAACTCAGCGGCGGGATGTCTGCGGAAACGTTTGGATCGTACTTGAGCGAAACAATTGAATCGCTGCCGGGCGGCGAAAACGGAGCCAAAAAATACACATCCGCACAGTCACTACTGCATGTCGCGGGCACGACCGAAGCCACTAAAGACCCTGCAATCAAACTTGATCCCAAGTACAAGTCGCCTGCAAAGTTCACAGCGTTCACCGTTCAAGCGACACCGGAAATCACCCCCGAAGACTTTGCAGCCAGCTTGAAGCTGGTTCAAGACCGTCTGAAATCGGAACCCGTCCTCGAAGAGGTGAATTCGTTCGATACTTCGGTCGCAGCTGAAACCCAGATGAGCGCCCTGTGGGCTATCTTGGCGAGCTTGTTGATGATCATCATCTACATGTGGTACCGATTTGAGAAAGTCTACTTCGGTCTGGCGGCGGTGGCAGCACTCGCACACGATGTGTTAATCACAATCGGAGCCATTGCATTGGGTGCCTATCTCAGCAAAACGCCGCTGGGACCGATCCTGATGCTCGAAGATTTCAAGATCAACATGAATCAGATCGCCTGCTTGCTGACGATCGTCGGGTACTCGCTGAACGATACGATCGTGATCTTCGACCGTATCCGCGAAATCAAAGGCAAGAGCCCCAACATCACCTACGACATGATCAACCAGAGCGTTAACCAAACGTTGTCCCGTACGCTTTTGACTGCGTTCACGACGTTCCTGGTGGTGCTGGTTCTGTATATTGCCGGTGGCGAAGGGATTCACGGTTTCGCATTCTCGATGATCATCGGGGTCATCACCGGCTGTTACAGTACGGTCTATATCGCGAACCCCGTCCTGCTGTGGCTGGTGACACGCGAAGCGAAGCTGAAGGCTCAGCCAAACCGCACCGCGAAGACCAGTTCGGCTCCAAAGTTCGGTAAGTCGGCAACCGCCTGATCCGAGACGGTCGAAGTGATTCAAAAGCCCCGAGAAGCACCCGCTCTCGGGGCTTTTTTCGTGATATGGGTTGAATCCCTCGTTCTCGTTCCCAAGCTCCGCCTGGTTCGTCCGCCTCGTTCCCAAGCTCCCCGGCCTGTTGATTTAATCGAAAAGTTGAGGACGGACGATGAGGATTAAGGAGTTACGGAAATACTTTTCGCCCTAACTCCTTAATCCTCGTCGTCACCACTCACGCTCGGCGATTAAATCAACGGGCCGTCCCGCTTGGGGACGCCTCTTGTAATCTCAGTTTCTGCAGAGAGGAAATGCGGCCTGAGACCCTTCTGAAGGCAAAATCAGGCGATACGAAGCGTCCCCAAACGGAGTTTGGGAACGAGGGAAGACAGACCAAAGCGCGACACAGACACAATCGTGGCCCCCATTGAATAGCACACGACCAGCAACCGATCCGGCATCAACCAAACTCACGCGTGTGTGCGTGAGCCGGAATGCGGTTCGTCATCCAGCCTTGGCCAGGCGAGCTTGAAGCGTGAGCCCTCACCCAGGCGACTGTTCACGGTGATCTCGCCCCCGTGTTCGCGAATAATCTTTTGGCTGACGGCCAATCCCAATCCCGTCCCGCGTGCGCCCTTCGTCGATTCGAAGACGTTGAAAATCCGCTGCAACTGGTCTTCGACGATTCCCGGCCCGTTGTCCGAGACCGCCACCCAGAACATGTCCGCCGCCTGATCCAGACCCGTTTCGACTTTAACTGTCGCGTGATCCGATCCTTCCACGGCATCGATGGCATTCGTCACGATATTCAGGATCGCACGGTGAATCCCTTCCGGATCAAAGGTACTGAGTGGCAAGTTCTCGGCCGGCTGATACCGCAACTCAACCGAACACTCAGCCGCCCGTGCCTGCATCAATTCGACCACGTCGTGGACTGTCTCATTGAGCTGAGCCTGTTGATACGCCGGCTTACGCTCCTTACTGAACGTCAGCATGTCCATGACCAGGTTGTAGATCTTGTTCTGGTTCTTTTCGACAACGTGCCAGCCTTTGCGAACCAGATCTTCGTTGTGATCATTCAGTCCCATATCAATCAAATAACTTCCGCCGCGAACGCCCTGCAGAATGTTCTTGATGTGGTGACTGAGCGTCGCAATGGTTTGCCCCATCGCAGCCAGTCGTTCGGCTTTGACGAAGGCATGCTGATAG from Schlesneria paludicola DSM 18645 carries:
- the yajC gene encoding preprotein translocase subunit YajC, translating into MNCFSLLLLQADGAAPKNDSFFWVILPPLAIILVLYMVMDSPQRRDKAKRDAMMKNLKKDDRVVTIGGILGSVALISQDGKEVTLKVDDGTRIRFRRTAIAEVLSADTTAEPTKTT
- a CDS encoding protein translocase subunit SecDF, with product MYGIGQSLLLMQAGTSGRELLVFTVMAVVFIVPFLLGGVIARALRLEDLSTRIGVVLFSIFASLAPFIFVMMQTVPVETEVNGEKVTKRVSRSWKDAIPLGIDLAGGTNLLFQIDNQAAEQQQKKEVGKVIPLETIEKMVNAIKKRINPSGAEEVTVRRVGNDRIEIIIPGADPDLVEQKKRLITKLGSLEFGIVANERDHGPTIELAKKLPPNVAEVRGEENSIIASWRDVVDGKAEQDGRIGSREITRTDEKTGEQVKVVQFLIKHDQPDYTVTGKYLTNASPTADESGNPAVSFRFNPRGAALFGSLTQRNLPDPTDGFKRRLAILLDGKVHSAPSINSRITDSGQITGRFDMAEVNELVGVLNAGALEVPLKPNPISEFTISPLLGIDVQEKGINAIIASALVVFVFVLAYYRLAGLIAALSLVLNLLLVVGAMAFISATFTLPGLAGLVLTIGMAVDSNVLIYERMREELARGTSLRMAIQNGFEKAFAAIFDGNVTSLITALILYLIGTDLIRGFAVSLFIGLSMSLFSVLYFGHLAFDIIERKRWAKTLTMMQFIGQTKIDFLATRHVAFAGSAAVILLGLGALFVRGNANWDIDMSGGTMATFEFVEKQKTDDIRGQLEKAFPNGVSLERLTLAGEEQSAGKRFRVRTSEIDRAKVIEGINQAFDDSKYAVVRVAVDEIKTSTSGQIEGEASRFSLGQQAEVKLSGGMSAETFGSYLSETIESLPGGENGAKKYTSAQSLLHVAGTTEATKDPAIKLDPKYKSPAKFTAFTVQATPEITPEDFAASLKLVQDRLKSEPVLEEVNSFDTSVAAETQMSALWAILASLLMIIIYMWYRFEKVYFGLAAVAALAHDVLITIGAIALGAYLSKTPLGPILMLEDFKINMNQIACLLTIVGYSLNDTIVIFDRIREIKGKSPNITYDMINQSVNQTLSRTLLTAFTTFLVVLVLYIAGGEGIHGFAFSMIIGVITGCYSTVYIANPVLLWLVTREAKLKAQPNRTAKTSSAPKFGKSATA